The Spirosoma oryzicola genome has a window encoding:
- a CDS encoding ankyrin repeat domain-containing protein has product MKKLAIALFTVITLSAQAQKNVLLDQAFWQNQPDANQIKAEVEKGNNPSQLNPMSFDPVVMAINAGASTESIKYLLSQPGNDVNKLTHDGRIYLHWAANRGNVEIMEYLISKGAKANVEDSHGMTVLNFAAAGGQPNTQVYELCIRNGADLKKDLNHDGANALLLAIANDKELKLADYFVSKGLSLKSTDAAGNNAFSYAARGGNINTMKTLLERGVPAQDNALIMASQGGRRGTNTIEVFQYLMSLNIKPTVTNKNGENALHAIVRRPRQNEIVQFFLDKGVDVNQADEEGNTPFMNAAASNRDVAVLEMLTPKVKNINQANQKGVTALAMAVKGNSSEVVSYLLSKGADVSVTDKSGDNVAAYLMQSNTMSNGPRPEGSARPEGAPKTDEFAAKLKLLQDKGLDVKAPQKNGNTLYHLAVAKNDISLVKRLEPLQIDVNARNKEGITALHKAAMVSKDDAMMKYLLSIGAKKDIPTNFKETAFDLASENESLTKNQISVNFLK; this is encoded by the coding sequence ATGAAAAAACTAGCGATTGCCCTTTTTACCGTCATTACCTTATCTGCACAGGCACAAAAAAATGTGCTTCTGGATCAGGCATTCTGGCAAAATCAGCCTGATGCCAATCAGATCAAAGCAGAAGTAGAGAAAGGGAACAACCCTTCCCAGCTTAATCCAATGAGTTTTGATCCAGTCGTCATGGCTATCAATGCGGGCGCTTCGACGGAATCGATCAAATACCTGTTGTCGCAACCCGGTAACGATGTCAACAAGCTTACTCATGATGGGCGTATCTATCTGCATTGGGCTGCTAATCGGGGTAACGTGGAAATTATGGAGTACCTGATTTCGAAAGGTGCCAAAGCTAATGTGGAAGACAGCCACGGTATGACTGTGCTGAACTTCGCAGCTGCCGGTGGTCAACCCAATACCCAGGTGTATGAATTATGCATCCGGAACGGTGCTGATCTCAAAAAAGACCTTAACCACGATGGGGCAAACGCTTTGTTGCTGGCCATTGCCAATGACAAAGAGCTTAAGCTAGCGGATTATTTCGTATCAAAAGGATTAAGTCTGAAAAGCACGGATGCTGCTGGCAACAATGCATTTAGCTACGCGGCCCGGGGGGGAAATATCAACACCATGAAAACGCTGCTGGAACGGGGCGTGCCCGCTCAGGATAATGCGCTGATCATGGCAAGTCAGGGCGGACGTCGGGGTACGAATACCATTGAGGTATTTCAGTACTTGATGAGCCTCAACATCAAACCGACCGTGACGAATAAAAACGGAGAAAATGCTTTGCACGCTATTGTTCGTAGACCTCGGCAAAACGAAATCGTTCAGTTCTTTTTAGACAAAGGCGTCGATGTGAATCAAGCCGATGAAGAAGGTAATACGCCATTCATGAATGCTGCTGCGTCGAATCGGGATGTTGCTGTACTTGAGATGCTGACGCCTAAGGTGAAAAACATCAACCAGGCTAACCAGAAAGGCGTAACCGCTCTGGCAATGGCTGTAAAAGGTAATTCGTCGGAAGTGGTAAGCTATCTGTTAAGCAAAGGTGCTGATGTTAGCGTGACCGACAAAAGTGGTGATAACGTAGCTGCTTACCTGATGCAATCCAATACCATGAGCAACGGCCCACGTCCGGAGGGCAGTGCAAGACCCGAAGGCGCACCAAAAACGGATGAATTTGCTGCTAAACTAAAACTGCTTCAGGATAAGGGGCTAGACGTGAAGGCTCCGCAAAAAAATGGCAATACGCTGTACCACCTGGCGGTTGCTAAGAATGATATCTCGCTGGTGAAACGGCTGGAACCCCTCCAGATCGACGTGAATGCCCGAAATAAAGAAGGCATTACCGCTCTGCACAAAGCGGCCATGGTATCGAAAGACGATGCGATGATGAAATACCTGTTGTCGATTGGTGCCAAGAAAGACATTCCTACCAACTTCAAAGAAACCGCTTTCGATCTGGCCAGTGAAAATGAATCACTGACCAAAAATCAAATATCTGTTAACTTCCTGAAATAG
- a CDS encoding DUF2271 domain-containing protein: MSFLPKMGLLALVLAFARPSASLAQSASSQYKCMIQMTNYMGEGAYIVVSLINGKGAYEKTLYVLGSDKKWYPDVKEWHKALGKKTPNISAITGASVAGGDRSVTVLDIDNSKINKDYKLRFESAVEDKKYYVKDLEIPLTSEALSAKSEGTGYIRYVRFSPTTSN, encoded by the coding sequence ATGTCTTTTTTGCCTAAAATGGGCTTGCTGGCTTTGGTCTTAGCATTTGCTCGTCCTTCTGCTTCGCTAGCTCAATCCGCTTCCAGCCAGTACAAGTGTATGATCCAGATGACCAATTACATGGGCGAGGGAGCGTACATTGTTGTCTCACTTATCAATGGAAAAGGCGCTTATGAGAAAACCTTGTATGTGCTTGGCTCTGACAAAAAATGGTATCCTGATGTAAAGGAGTGGCATAAAGCGTTGGGTAAAAAAACGCCCAACATCAGCGCTATAACCGGGGCATCGGTAGCCGGTGGAGACCGTAGCGTGACCGTGCTGGATATCGACAATTCAAAGATTAACAAAGATTACAAATTGCGGTTTGAAAGTGCCGTAGAGGATAAAAAGTACTACGTAAAAGACCTGGAAATTCCTCTGACCTCAGAAGCACTCTCGGCCAAAAGTGAAGGTACGGGCTACATTCGCTACGTGCGCTTTAGCCCAACTACTAGCAACTAA
- a CDS encoding PepSY domain-containing protein, with product MTISVWRYSHLALAVSSFLLLLLASVTGIILAFEPVLQKSQPYRSDQFEQLTLAQTLPVLKKNYSEISELSIDANGFVQINGSDADGKNLTAYVDPQTGKVLGTPSKQSEFFQWVTSLHRSLFLHEAGRFFIGLTAFLLLLITVSGTMLIIQRQRGVKRFFTRIVRDNFAQYYHVVLGRLSLIPILIIALSGTYLSLARFELIKTEKISPKVDLDAIQSKPLRKLADFPLFKSTRLSEVQSIEFPFSEDVEDYYILKLKDRELTVNQLTGDILSEDRYPTAVLLTNLSLNLHTGRASAVWAVVLALAAGNILFFIYSGFAITWKRRSNRVKNKYTADQSRFIILVGSENGSTFRFAQLVHEQLLKQGHKSFLTEFNSYTVFPQAEYLVAITATYGLGDAPTNAKRFASLVEKYPQSQPVRYSVVGFGSRSYPDFCQFAFEVNQLLSRQQWATPLVDIHTVNDKSPEDFSLWAEAWSQQTNIPITVKSDLLKVPAPRFETLTVTDTVYTAEPDGTFQIRFRTQRRRSVASGDLLAIYPANDHRERLYSIGVVEKDIQLSVRLHPNGIGSGFLHRLTTGETIQARIVDNDHFHFPEKASAVVMIANGTGIAPFLGMISQNKQQVPCHLYCGFRERASFSLYQDFLVANQSAQKLTNLKIAYSREGDKQYVSDLLAVDTDLLTNVLAANGVLMLCGSLAMQKDVLELLELVCEKRLGKSVSFYQSHSQILMDCY from the coding sequence ATGACCATTTCTGTCTGGAGATACAGCCACTTAGCCCTGGCTGTATCTTCTTTTCTTTTGCTGTTACTGGCTTCTGTAACGGGTATAATTCTGGCGTTCGAACCGGTATTGCAAAAAAGTCAGCCGTACCGTTCCGATCAGTTTGAGCAGCTTACCCTGGCTCAGACGCTGCCGGTTTTGAAGAAAAACTATTCCGAAATCAGTGAATTAAGCATTGATGCCAACGGCTTTGTACAGATCAATGGGAGCGATGCCGATGGTAAAAACCTGACCGCTTACGTAGATCCACAAACGGGTAAAGTGCTGGGTACGCCCAGCAAACAAAGCGAATTTTTTCAATGGGTTACTTCGCTTCATCGTTCGCTGTTTCTGCATGAAGCCGGGCGTTTTTTCATTGGATTGACCGCGTTTCTGCTTTTGCTGATCACGGTTTCCGGTACCATGCTGATCATTCAGCGTCAACGGGGGGTGAAGCGTTTTTTCACGCGTATCGTACGAGACAACTTTGCTCAGTATTACCACGTTGTGCTCGGGCGACTCTCGCTAATTCCAATACTCATTATTGCGCTCTCCGGTACGTACCTGTCACTAGCCCGATTCGAACTCATTAAGACGGAGAAAATTAGTCCTAAAGTTGATTTAGACGCTATTCAGTCAAAACCCCTGCGAAAACTAGCTGATTTTCCCCTCTTTAAAAGTACCAGGCTTTCGGAGGTGCAAAGTATCGAGTTTCCGTTTTCAGAAGATGTTGAGGATTATTACATCCTAAAGCTTAAGGACCGCGAGCTGACGGTCAATCAACTGACGGGTGACATCCTTAGTGAAGATCGGTATCCGACTGCGGTTTTGCTGACCAACCTGAGTTTGAACCTACACACGGGCCGGGCTAGCGCGGTGTGGGCGGTCGTACTTGCTCTGGCCGCGGGAAACATCCTCTTCTTTATTTATTCCGGGTTTGCGATCACCTGGAAACGGCGATCCAACCGCGTAAAAAACAAATATACCGCCGACCAGAGCCGATTCATTATTCTGGTTGGATCGGAGAACGGCAGTACATTTCGGTTTGCCCAACTCGTTCACGAACAACTGCTTAAGCAAGGACATAAATCGTTTCTGACTGAGTTCAACAGTTATACTGTTTTTCCCCAGGCAGAATACTTAGTTGCCATAACGGCGACGTACGGACTTGGTGATGCTCCAACCAACGCCAAACGGTTTGCTTCGCTTGTTGAGAAGTACCCCCAATCACAACCGGTTCGCTATTCCGTTGTGGGTTTTGGGTCGCGTTCTTACCCCGATTTCTGTCAGTTTGCCTTTGAGGTGAATCAGTTGCTTTCCCGGCAGCAATGGGCCACTCCGCTTGTGGATATTCATACGGTCAACGATAAATCGCCAGAAGACTTTAGTTTATGGGCCGAAGCCTGGTCTCAGCAAACAAACATACCCATCACGGTCAAGTCAGATTTGCTGAAGGTACCCGCCCCCCGTTTCGAAACGCTAACCGTAACCGACACGGTGTATACTGCTGAACCAGATGGAACCTTTCAAATCCGATTTCGGACTCAACGTCGACGGAGTGTTGCATCAGGTGACTTGCTAGCTATTTATCCGGCGAACGATCACCGAGAGCGACTTTATTCAATTGGTGTCGTTGAAAAAGATATTCAGTTAAGCGTTCGATTGCATCCGAATGGAATAGGTTCGGGCTTTTTGCACCGGCTAACGACTGGAGAAACCATTCAGGCCCGCATCGTAGACAATGACCATTTCCACTTTCCGGAGAAAGCTTCGGCTGTAGTCATGATTGCTAACGGGACTGGTATTGCGCCATTTCTGGGGATGATCAGCCAGAACAAACAGCAAGTCCCGTGTCATCTATACTGTGGTTTTCGTGAGCGCGCGTCGTTTTCTCTCTACCAGGATTTTTTAGTGGCAAATCAGTCGGCGCAAAAGCTCACAAACCTAAAGATTGCTTATTCGCGGGAAGGCGACAAGCAGTACGTCAGCGACTTGCTTGCCGTTGATACTGACCTACTCACTAACGTACTCGCTGCCAACGGTGTACTGATGCTTTGTGGATCACTTGCCATGCAGAAAGATGTACTTGAGTTGTTAGAATTGGTCTGCGAAAAGAGGTTGGGTAAGAGCGTCAGCTTCTATCAATCACACAGTCAGATTCTGATGGACTGTTACTAG
- a CDS encoding VOC family protein produces MSQSTVTLNPHLFFGGNCREAMVFYKQVFGGELTMSAFGDGPANAHQDPKANSDEVKNMIMYAKLDGAIVLLASDNPYRSGPQSSGTFSLSLGGSDEAQLKAYFDKLSENGTITAPLIKQFWGDIFGMVTDQYGINWMITITHR; encoded by the coding sequence ATGTCTCAATCAACAGTAACGCTCAACCCACATCTATTCTTTGGCGGAAACTGCCGGGAAGCGATGGTGTTTTACAAACAGGTTTTCGGTGGCGAACTAACAATGTCTGCTTTTGGCGATGGTCCCGCCAATGCGCATCAAGATCCGAAAGCAAATAGCGACGAGGTAAAAAATATGATTATGTACGCAAAGCTGGACGGAGCCATCGTGCTGCTAGCTAGTGATAACCCATATCGTTCGGGACCTCAAAGTTCAGGTACGTTCAGCTTATCGCTAGGCGGTTCGGATGAAGCCCAGTTAAAAGCGTACTTCGACAAACTTTCCGAAAATGGTACGATAACCGCCCCTCTGATCAAGCAATTTTGGGGAGATATTTTTGGTATGGTAACCGACCAGTATGGAATAAACTGGATGATTACGATTACACACCGATAA